GACCGGCTCGAGCTGCAGGTGATGGGGCTGCAGGGCGAAGATCCTGTCGACGGAACCGAGAAAATCCTCGAGTCCCTCGCCCGGGAGGCCCGCGATCAGGTCGAGGTGCAGATGGATATTGTTGGCCCGGCGCAGTCGGCGCACATTCTCCTCCAATCGCTCCAGTGCCTCGGGTCGTTTGATGGTTCTCAGGGTTTCGGGCAGGGTGGACTGGACGCCGATTTCGAACTGGAACATTCCGCGGGGGACCTTCTCCAGCAGCTGCAAGGTTTTTTCATCAAGCAGGTGGCCGCCGATTTCAAAATGGAAGCGGGTCGAGCGATTGTTTCTCAGGATGAAATCGAAGATGTGCCGTGCCCGGTCCGCATTGTAGTTGAAGGTTCGGTCCACCAGTTTCACCTGATCGACTTCACGCTGCATCAGCCATCCCAGATCCTGTTCGATGCGCGGCAGTGAATAGGAGCGGACCTCCCGGTCCAGAGCACTCATGCAGAAGGCGCAGCAGTAAGGGCAGCCACGGCTGGTTTCGGCGTAGACGCAACCCCTGCTCAGATCGACAAGATCCCGTTCGAAGGGGGAAGGGATCAAATCCAGGTTCTCCAGCAGGGGTCCGTCGCCATTGTCCCGGACCATCCTGCCATCCCGCCAGGTCAGGCGGGGCACCTCCTCGGGCGTTATGCTGTCTTGCCAGCAGAGGAGCAGGCCGCGTAAGGGGAGTTCCCCCTCGCCGCGGATCAGGGCAGCAATGCCGGGATGGCGCTGCAGCAGTTCAGGACCGTCAAAGGAAACTTCCGGTCCTCCCAGGATGATCCGCAGCTCCGGGCGGACCGTAGTCAGGGCATCGACCAGTTCCAGTGTCTGCCGGCGGTTCCAGAGGTAGACGGAAAAGGCAACCATATCAGGCTTTTCGGCCAGCAGTGCGGCCAGGACCTGTTCCTTCGGCTCGTGAACCGTGAATTCACGGATGACCAGGGCGCCACAGGCAGGTTCGCAGAAGGCGGCCAGAAGGGGCAGGGCCAGACTGGGATGAATGTATTTGCTGTGCAGGGTGGACAGGACGATGCGCATGAAGGACAGCATAATGCAGCCGGACAAACGAAAAAAGCGTTATTTTTCGGGAATTGCTCCCGGAGGGGAGGCTGTGGTATGTTAGGGCGCCCAAAACGCTTTGCCAGCTTCAGATCCCGACACCGCCCCCGCCGCCTCCGATTCAGGGATATATCAGGAAAACAGGACATTGCATGCCTCCAGGCAAAACCATACTGGCCGTTCTGGCCGACGACAGAGGAGAGGTTTTCGAACATCCGGACATGCTCATGCTGGGCATGAACGGGCTGTCCGCCCGCCTGCCCCGCTCCGAAGAACTGATCCCGCTGCCCGAGGGGAGCCGGTTGTTCACTATCCCCGGCACCCCTCCCTTGGGGTACGATCCCGGACAAAAGCGCTCCGTCGCCATCGTCAAACTGCCCCGTCGCCTGGGAGGGGGGCGGGCCCAGGCCGTTTCCGCCTTTCTCACGCCCGGCTTCACCCGCACGCTGCTGCCCGCCGCCGACTATCGGCGCAAGCAGGTGCAGCTGCCCCTCTGGGCCTATACGGCCGTGGGCTGGTGCCTGGAAGAAGAGCGTTTTTATGCTGCGGCGGTCCGGGTCGATCGCAACACCCAGTGGCAGCCGGACCATTTCGACG
This portion of the Syntrophotaleaceae bacterium genome encodes:
- a CDS encoding DUF4080 domain-containing protein gives rise to the protein MRIVLSTLHSKYIHPSLALPLLAAFCEPACGALVIREFTVHEPKEQVLAALLAEKPDMVAFSVYLWNRRQTLELVDALTTVRPELRIILGGPEVSFDGPELLQRHPGIAALIRGEGELPLRGLLLCWQDSITPEEVPRLTWRDGRMVRDNGDGPLLENLDLIPSPFERDLVDLSRGCVYAETSRGCPYCCAFCMSALDREVRSYSLPRIEQDLGWLMQREVDQVKLVDRTFNYNADRARHIFDFILRNNRSTRFHFEIGGHLLDEKTLQLLEKVPRGMFQFEIGVQSTLPETLRTIKRPEALERLEENVRRLRRANNIHLHLDLIAGLPGEGLEDFLGSVDRIFALQPHHLQLEPVKLLPGSPLRRDAEHLGIRFDPNPPYSVLATPDLDFQNLERLQGISRLLDLTCNSGRLCGFMSCLADTCGSFSKGLVLMESWWREQGLFRRLLSQRELFEQIWQFTCSGFSGLHRELLREELGRDLAAVERIPQDKVPPFLETRLTGAEEEKVREKVLRISKALKGRGVKFQHFAAVFSHLPQFRKRQVILFVYLTRPGHPLRVRQLPVK